The following proteins are co-located in the Argopecten irradians isolate NY chromosome 9, Ai_NY, whole genome shotgun sequence genome:
- the LOC138330632 gene encoding mucin-5AC-like, with translation MWPHFCDFCIINTVVASHHQTLSYTSHHQHCRASHHQHCRRPLIHQHCRHLPPSTLSSPLIHQHCRRLPPFNTVVAFHHQHCRRLQHRHQHCRRLPPSTLSSPLTINTVVASLTINTVVASHVINTVVASHHQHCRRLPSSTLSSALTINTVVASHHQHCRSPLIINTVVASPSPSTLSSPPIINTVVASHHQHCRRLPSSTLSSPPTINTVVASSSSTLSSPPTITLSSPPSSTTVVTSHHQHCRRLPSSTLSSPPIINTVVASIINTVVASSSSTLSSPPIINTAVASHHQHCRHPPHTSTLSSPPTHQHCRDLPPSTLSSPPIINLSSPPDHQHCRRLPSSPLSSPPTINTVCQPQHHTVVASHHQHCRHLHSHHQHCRRHPTIKHLSSTSHHQHCRRLTTINSVRRPPTINTCRHPLIINTVVPCRTSHYQHCRRSHHQHCRHLSSSTRLSSPLIINTVRHFSLSKHSRRLPSLSSTTCRHFLIINTVVASHSSTLSSPSIINTVVTPFPPHHQHCRHLSSSTHVVALLIINTVITLSSSHCRRHLLIINTVVASSLHCRRLSSSTLSSPPINHQHCRRIASSLINTAVASHHQHLRMSSTHASHHQHCRQSPHPSTTAPIIDYCRRLPNHTIICRRPFAPHRSTLVVTIPHSSITVRRSPRHQHCVHLTLSPQSFIPTSETLVTSHTIYDCSPLIINTGPVTSHFQHWSRLSSSTLSFASHQQHCRRPLIITLSSPPTINTVGRLPPSKLSSPLIINTVRRLPIINTLVTTQHQTLSSPLIIKHCSSPSDYQHCRRISPFITVRSPLIINTCRHLPLSNHLPSPLHHQHCRHLPSSKLPRILTINTVAASHHQHCRHYLSINTAFASHHQHCRHLTSSTLPVASHHQHSLSHLTNIHCLRLLIINTVINTHAHHCRQLPPSTLAVASHHQHCRRVSSSTLSCTSHHQHCRHIFIINTVVTSHQSDHSASPLHHPTLSVASLNQHCRHLSSSHVGRLPSSTLPSPLIIKTVVVIQHQHWCRRPLIHQHCRRLSYHTVVASHQQHCRRLPSSTLSSPPIIKICLSASHHHTLVAPSSQSLPSPLHHPTLSSPLIHNNLSSPLHSSTLSSPTSPHMLASHHQHCLHLSSSTLSSPLIINTAVGLSPSTRRHSISPSTLSSPLIINTGPRPPPATINTAVASPDHSTVCLSPPSHCRRLPPSNTTVRLPTINTASPPISTTAFPSLHQHCRLPPSTPLSSLPSSTLSFAFHHQTLRHLPQSTLSSLHNQQCRPPPTINTASASTINTVGHLPTINNMHVAFPSSTHSIRLLPHTVVSSHPSRCRRLPSSTLSRRLPSFYDCRPPHIINTVVTSHPSTLLALRIINSVVCLPHASTLPSPPII, from the exons ATGTGG CCACATTTTTGTGACTTCTGTATCATCAACACTGTCGTTGCCTCCCACCATCAAACACTGTCGTACACctctcatcatcaacactgCCGTGCctctcatcatcaacactgtcgtcGGCCTCTCATACATCAACACTGTCGTCACCTCCCACCATCAACACTGTCGTCGCCTCTCATCCATCAACACTGTCGTCGCCTCCCACCATTCAACACTGTCGTCGCCTTTCACCATCAACACTGTCGTCGCCTCCAACATCGTCATCAACACTGTCGTCGCCTCCCACCATCAACACTGTCGTCGCCTCTCACCATCAACACTGTCGTCGCCTCTCTCACCATCAACACTGTCGTCGCCTCCCATGTCATCAACACTGTCGTCGCCTCCCACCATCAACACTGTCGTCGCCTCCcatcatcaacactgtcgtcAGCTCTCACCATCAACACTGTCGTCGCctctcatcatcaacactgtcgttcgcctctcatcatcaacactgtcgtcGCCTCCCCATCACCATCAACACTGTCGTCGCCTCCcatcatcaacactgtcgtcgcctcccatcatcaacactgtcgtcgcctcccatcatcaacactgtcgtcGCCTCCCACCATCAACACTGTCGTCgcctcatcatcatcaacactgtcgtcACCTCCCACAATAACACTGTCGTCGCCTCCATCATCAACAACTGTCGTCACCTCCCACCATCAACACTGTCGTCGCCTCCCATCGTCAACACTGTCGTCGCCTCCcatcatcaacactgtcgtcgcctccatcatcaacactgtcgtcgcctcctcatcatcaacactgtcgtcGCCTCCCATCATCAACACTGCCGTCGCCTCTCACCATCAACACTGTCGTCACCCTCCTCATACATCAACACTGTCGTCGCCTCCCACCCATCAACACTGTCGTGACCTCCCTCCATCAACACTGTCGTCGCCTCCCATCATCAACCTGTCGTCACCTCCCGatcatcaacactgtcgtcGCCTCCCATCATCACCTCTGTCGTCACCTCCCACCATCAACACTGTTTGTCAGCCTCAACATCACACTGTCGTCGCCTCCcatcatcaacactgtcgtcACCTCCACTCAcatcatcaacactgtcgtcGCCATCCCACCATCAAACACTTGTCGTCCACctctcatcatcaacactgtcgtcGCCTCACCACCATCAACTCTGTCCGTCGCCCTCCCACCATCAACACTTGTCGTCACCctctcatcatcaacactgtcgtcCCCTGTCGCACCTCTCATTATCAACACTGTCGTCGCTCCcatcatcaacactgtcgtcACCTCTCATCATCAACACGCCTGTCGTCACCTCTCATTATCAACACTGTCCGTCACTTCTCATTATCAAAACACAGTCGTCGCCTCCCATCATTGTCGTCAACAACATGTCGTCACTTCctcatcatcaacactgtcgtcGCCTCTCATTCATCTACACTGTCGTCGCCATCcatcatcaacactgtcgtcACCCCCTTCCCCCCAcatcatcaacactgtcgtcACCTCTCATCATCAACACATGTCGTCGCCCTtctcatcatcaacactgtcATCACCCTCTCATCATCACACTGTCGTCGTCACCTGctcatcatcaacactgtcgtcGCCTCTTCTCTCCACTGTCGTCGCctctcatcatcaacactgtcgtcGCCTCCCATCAACCATCAACACTGCCGTCGCATCGCATCATCACTCATCAACACTGCCGTCGCCTCTCATCATCAACACTTACGAATGTCGTCAACACACGCCTCGcatcatcaacactgtcgtcAGTCTCCTCACCCATCAACT ACGGCTCCCATCATCGACTACTGTCGTCGACTCCCCAATCATACAATCATCTGTCGTCGCCCCTTCGCTCCCCATCGATCAACACTCGTCGTCACCATACCCCACTCATCAATCACTGTGCGTCGCTCTCCCAGACATCAACACTGTGTTCACCTCACATTATCACCACAGTCGTTCATCCCAACATCTGAAACTCTCGTCACCTCCCACACCATCTACGACTGT TCACCTCTCATTATCAACACTGGTCCCGTCACCTCTCATTTTCAACACTGGTCTCGCCTCTCATCATCGACACTGTCGTTCGCCTCCCATCAACAACACTGTCGTCGCCCTCTCATCATCACACTGTCGTCGCCTCCCACCATCAACACTGTCGGTCGCCTCCCACCATCAAAACTGTCGTCACCTCTCATTATCAACACTGTCCGTCGCCTCCCCATCATCAACACTCTCGTCACCACACAGCATCAAACACTGTCGTCACCTCTCATTATCAAACACTGTTCGTCACCCTCTGATTATCAACACTGTCGTCGCATCTCACCATTCATCACTGTCCGTTCGCCTCTCATCATCAACACGTGTCGTCACCTCCCATTATCAAACCACTTGCCGTCGCCTCTCcatcatcaacactgtcgtcACCTCCCATCATCAAAACTGCCGCGCATCCTCACCATCAACACTGTCGCCGCCTCCcatcatcaacactgtcgtcACTACCTCTCCATCAACACTGCCTTCGCAtctcatcatcaacactgtcgtcACCTCACATCGTCAACACTGCCTGTCGCCTCCCATCATCAACACAGCCTGTCGCATCTCACCAACATACACTGTCTTCGTCTActcatcatcaacactgtcATCAACACCCATGCTCACCACTGTCGTCAGCTCCCACCATCAACCCTGGCCGTCGCctctcatcatcaacactgtcgtcgtgtctcatcatcaacactgtcgtGCACCTCGcatcatcaacactgtcgtcacatcttcatcatcaacactgtcgtcACCTCTCATCAATCAGATCACAGCGCGTCACCTCTCCATCATCCAACACTGTCCGTCGCATCTCTCAATCAACACTGTCGTCACCTCTCATCATCACACGTCGGTCGCCTCCCATCATCAACACTGCCGTCGCCTCTCATAATCAAAACTGTCGTCGTCATTCAACATCAACACTGGTGTCGTCGTCCTCTCATCCATCAACACTGTCGTCGTCTCTCATATCACACTGTCGTTGCCTCCCATCAGCAACACTGTCGTCGCCTCCCATCATCAACGCTGTCATCGCCTCCCATCATCAAAATCTGTCTGTCGGCCTCCCATCATCACACTCTCGTCGCTCCATCATCGCAATCACTGCCGTCGCCTCTCCATCATCCAACACTGTCTTCACCTCTCATCCACAACAACCTGTCGTCACCTCTGCATTCATCAACACTGTCGTCGCCTACTTCACCTCACATGCTCGCCTCTCACCATCAACACTGTCTTCACctctcatcatcaacactgtcgtcacctctcatcatcaacactgCCGTCGGCCTCTCACCATCAACACGTCGTCACTCCATCTCACCATCAACACTGTCTTCACctctcatcatcaacactgGTCCGCGGCCACCACCCGCCACCATCAACACTGCCGTCGCCTCCCCCGATCATTCCACTGTTTGTCTGTCGCCGCCCTCACACTGCCGTCGCCTCCCACCATCCAACACTACCGTCCGCCTCCCCACCATCAACACAGCGTCGCCTCCCATCTCAACAACTGCGTTCCCATCTCTTCATCAACACTGTCGTCTGCCTCCCTCAACACCTCTGTCGTCGCTCCcatcatcaacactgtcgtTCGCCTTCCACCATCAAACACTGCGTCACCTCCCACAATCAACACTGTCGTCGCTCCATAATCAACAGTGTCGTCCGCCTCCCACCATCAACACTGCGTCGGCCTCCACCATCAACACTGTCGGTCACCTACCCACCATCAACAACATGCACGTCGCCTTCCCTTCATCAACACACTCGATTCGCCTCCTTCCCCACACTGTCGTCTCCTCTCATCCATCACGCTGTCGTCGCCTCCCATCATCAACACTGTCCCGTCGCCTCCCTTCATTCTACGACTGTCGTCCGCCTCAcatcatcaacactgtcgtcACCTCCCACCCATCAACACTGCTCGCCCTCCGCATCATCAACTCTGTCGTCTGCCTTCCCCATGCATCAACACTACCGTCGCCTCCCATCATCTAG